The proteins below come from a single Chryseobacterium nepalense genomic window:
- the hisA gene encoding 1-(5-phosphoribosyl)-5-[(5-phosphoribosylamino)methylideneamino]imidazole-4-carboxamide isomerase — MKIIPAIDIIDGKCVRLSKGDYGTKKIYNENPLEVAKEFENFGIKYLHLVDLDGAKSKHIVNQKVLEAIAKETSLEIDFGGGLKTLEDIEIAFNSGAKQITIGSIAVQDPDFCFDLIEKYGPEKIMLGADCDNRKIKTSGWLEESSFDIIDFILKYQNKGIKNVICTDISKDGMLQGASDELYEEILEKTDIGLIASGGISCIEDVEQMKKIGCSGTIIGKAIYEGRINLQQLQNFIENA, encoded by the coding sequence ATGAAAATTATTCCTGCTATAGACATCATCGACGGAAAATGTGTGAGACTGTCAAAAGGAGATTACGGTACTAAAAAAATATACAATGAAAATCCTCTTGAAGTTGCCAAAGAATTTGAAAATTTTGGAATAAAATACCTGCATCTGGTAGACCTTGATGGTGCAAAATCTAAGCATATTGTCAACCAGAAAGTTCTGGAAGCCATTGCGAAAGAAACTTCCCTGGAAATTGATTTCGGAGGAGGTTTGAAAACTTTGGAAGATATTGAAATTGCTTTCAATTCGGGAGCAAAGCAGATCACCATCGGAAGCATTGCGGTTCAGGATCCTGATTTCTGTTTTGATCTGATTGAAAAATATGGTCCGGAAAAAATCATGCTCGGTGCCGATTGTGACAACAGAAAGATAAAAACTTCAGGCTGGCTGGAAGAAAGTTCCTTTGATATAATCGATTTTATTCTTAAGTATCAGAATAAAGGAATTAAAAATGTGATTTGTACAGATATTTCAAAAGACGGAATGCTTCAGGGCGCTTCAGATGAACTTTATGAAGAAATTCTAGAAAAAACAGACATCGGGCTCATTGCAAGCGGCGGAATTTCCTGCATTGAAGATGTTGAGCAGATGAAAAAAATAGGCTGTTCCGGAACCATTATCGGGAAAGCGATCTATGAAGGAAGAATAAACCTGCAGCAACTCCAAAATTTTATAGAAAATGCTTAA
- the hisF gene encoding imidazole glycerol phosphate synthase subunit HisF translates to MLKKRIIPCLDIKDGTTVKGINFEGLRNAGDPIELAKRYEKEGADELVFLDITATIEERKTFAELVRKIASEISIPFTVGGGISTVEDVRKLLEAGADKISINSSAVKNPQLISELAKEFGSQCIVVAIDTKLVNGSDWVHIKGGREITELKTFDWAKKTEQLGAGEILLTSMDGDGTKNGFDIRITSLITESVNIPVIASGGAGNIEHFEHVFNRTRATGALAASVFHFGEIKIHDLKNNLKSKKLALR, encoded by the coding sequence ATGCTTAAAAAAAGAATTATTCCGTGTTTGGATATCAAAGACGGAACAACGGTAAAAGGAATCAATTTTGAAGGATTGCGAAATGCAGGTGATCCTATCGAACTTGCCAAAAGATATGAGAAAGAAGGAGCTGATGAATTGGTTTTTCTGGATATTACAGCAACCATTGAAGAGCGTAAAACTTTTGCGGAACTTGTACGGAAAATTGCTAGTGAAATCAGTATTCCATTCACAGTCGGCGGCGGAATTTCTACCGTGGAAGACGTAAGAAAACTTCTCGAGGCAGGAGCAGATAAAATCAGCATTAATTCTTCAGCCGTAAAAAATCCACAGCTGATTTCAGAATTAGCCAAAGAATTCGGGAGCCAATGCATCGTGGTCGCCATTGATACGAAACTGGTGAACGGTTCAGACTGGGTTCACATCAAAGGCGGGAGAGAAATAACAGAACTTAAAACCTTCGACTGGGCAAAAAAAACCGAACAGCTCGGAGCCGGAGAAATTCTGCTTACTTCAATGGATGGCGATGGTACCAAAAACGGTTTTGATATCAGAATAACCAGTCTTATTACGGAGAGCGTAAATATCCCGGTCATTGCTTCAGGAGGTGCAGGAAATATAGAACATTTTGAACATGTTTTTAATCGTACAAGAGCTACAGGAGCTTTGGCAGCAAGTGTTTTTCATTTCGGAGAAATAAAGATCCATGATCTCAAAAATAATTTAAAATCTAAAAAATTGGCATTACGATGA
- the hisB gene encoding bifunctional histidinol-phosphatase/imidazoleglycerol-phosphate dehydratase HisB, with translation MKKVLFIDRDGTLILEPPIDFQVDSLEKLEFYPGVFQNLSRIAKELDYELVMITNQDGLGTESFPYEDFSKPQEKMLKAFENEGIVFSDILIDKSFENENLPTRKPGIGMLGKYIYGDYDLKNSFVIGDRFTDIQLAQNLGSKSIFISKTPSQEAVFTTESWSEIAQFLTSIPRKAKVSRKTNETEIAVEVNLDGNGTSEISTGLHFFDHMLEQISKHGNLDLKIEVKGDLLVDEHHTIEDTGIVLGEAVLKALGKKKGIERYGFLLPMDDCLAQVAIDFGGRPWIVWEAEFKREKIGDVPTEMFYHFFKSFTDSAKCNLNIKVEGENEHHKIESVFKAFAKAVKMAVKQTDRNFNLPSTKGSL, from the coding sequence ATGAAAAAAGTACTCTTTATAGACCGCGACGGAACCTTAATCTTAGAACCCCCGATTGATTTTCAGGTTGATTCTTTGGAAAAGCTGGAATTTTATCCCGGAGTTTTTCAGAATCTTTCAAGAATTGCAAAAGAACTTGATTATGAATTGGTCATGATCACCAATCAGGACGGACTGGGAACGGAAAGTTTCCCTTATGAAGACTTCAGCAAACCTCAGGAAAAAATGTTAAAAGCATTTGAAAACGAAGGAATTGTTTTCAGTGATATTCTAATTGATAAAAGCTTTGAAAACGAAAATTTACCTACAAGAAAACCGGGGATAGGAATGCTCGGAAAATACATTTACGGAGATTATGATCTGAAAAATTCCTTTGTCATCGGAGATCGGTTTACGGACATTCAGCTGGCTCAAAATTTAGGTTCAAAATCAATTTTCATTAGTAAAACTCCTAGTCAGGAAGCAGTATTCACAACCGAAAGCTGGAGCGAAATTGCACAGTTTTTGACCAGCATTCCGCGAAAAGCAAAGGTTTCAAGAAAAACTAATGAAACAGAAATTGCAGTTGAAGTCAACCTTGATGGAAACGGAACATCCGAAATATCAACAGGATTGCATTTTTTTGATCACATGCTGGAACAAATTTCAAAGCACGGTAATTTAGATTTAAAAATTGAAGTAAAAGGTGATTTGCTGGTTGATGAACACCACACGATAGAAGATACGGGAATTGTGCTTGGAGAAGCTGTTTTAAAAGCTTTAGGAAAGAAAAAAGGTATTGAACGTTACGGATTTCTCCTTCCAATGGATGATTGTCTGGCACAAGTTGCCATCGACTTTGGAGGAAGACCTTGGATCGTTTGGGAAGCTGAGTTTAAGCGTGAAAAAATTGGAGATGTTCCCACAGAAATGTTTTATCACTTCTTTAAATCATTCACAGATTCTGCAAAATGTAATCTCAATATTAAAGTAGAAGGCGAGAACGAACACCACAAGATCGAATCTGTTTTTAAAGCGTTTGCCAAAGCGGTGAAAATGGCAGTAAAACAGACAGACCGTAATTTTAATCTACCATCAACCAAAGGAAGTTTATAA
- the rplT gene encoding 50S ribosomal protein L20 produces the protein MPRSVNSVASRARRKKIFKHAKGYFGRRKNVWTVAKNAVEKAMQYAYRGRKEKKRNFRALWITRINAGTREHGMSYSQFMGALKKNNIELNRKVLADLAMNHPEAFKAVVDQVK, from the coding sequence ATGCCAAGATCAGTAAATTCGGTAGCTTCAAGAGCTAGAAGAAAGAAAATTTTTAAGCACGCTAAAGGTTATTTCGGAAGAAGAAAGAACGTTTGGACTGTAGCTAAAAACGCGGTAGAAAAAGCAATGCAATATGCTTACCGTGGTAGAAAAGAGAAGAAAAGAAACTTCAGAGCACTTTGGATCACTCGTATCAACGCGGGAACCAGAGAGCACGGAATGTCTTACTCTCAGTTTATGGGAGCTCTTAAAAAGAACAACATTGAGCTTAACAGAAAAGTTTTAGCAGATTTAGCAATGAATCACCCTGAAGCTTTCAAAGCAGTTGTAGATCAAGTAAAATAA
- the hisH gene encoding imidazole glycerol phosphate synthase subunit HisH, giving the protein MIAIIKYNGGNVNSVQNSLNRLNIESVVTDDFELIRNANKVIFPGVGEASSTMKLLKEKGLDQLIPTLKQPVLGICLGMQLMCKTNEEGNTSGIGIFDINVKKFPATDIVPHMGWNTISDFRSDIFSAIEEKSDVYFVHSFYCELSENTTSVCNYILPFSASLQKNNFYAMQFHPEKSGDVGSRLLQNFLKI; this is encoded by the coding sequence ATGATTGCCATCATAAAATACAACGGAGGAAACGTTAATTCCGTACAAAATTCGCTTAACCGACTGAATATAGAATCTGTGGTGACCGATGATTTTGAGCTGATAAGAAATGCCAATAAAGTGATCTTTCCGGGAGTGGGAGAAGCATCCTCCACCATGAAATTACTAAAGGAAAAAGGTCTTGATCAGTTAATTCCGACATTGAAACAGCCGGTTTTAGGCATTTGCCTGGGAATGCAGCTGATGTGTAAAACCAACGAAGAAGGAAATACGTCCGGAATAGGAATTTTTGATATCAATGTTAAAAAATTCCCTGCAACAGATATTGTTCCACACATGGGATGGAACACAATTTCAGACTTTAGATCCGATATATTTTCAGCAATTGAAGAGAAGAGCGATGTGTATTTTGTCCACAGTTTTTACTGCGAATTATCTGAAAATACAACGTCTGTTTGTAATTACATTCTGCCATTCAGTGCTTCACTGCAAAAGAATAACTTTTATGCCATGCAGTTTCACCCGGAAAAATCGGGAGATGTGGGAAGCCGTTTATTACAAAACTTTTTAAAAATTTAA
- the infC gene encoding translation initiation factor IF-3 has product MINDKIRVRELRLVGDNVEPGVYPTEKARQIAQEQELDLVVISDKAEPFIARVLDYKKFLYEQKKKQKELKAKQVKVVVKEIRFGPQTDEHDYEFKKKHAEKFLEEGSKLKTYVFFKGRSIIFKDQGEILLLKLAQELEHVGKVDQLPKLEGKRMIMMMSPKKPAK; this is encoded by the coding sequence TTGATCAACGATAAAATTCGTGTGAGAGAGCTTCGTTTGGTGGGCGATAACGTAGAGCCGGGAGTATATCCTACAGAAAAAGCAAGACAGATTGCTCAAGAGCAAGAACTGGATCTTGTGGTAATTTCTGATAAGGCTGAACCGTTTATTGCTAGAGTTTTGGACTATAAAAAGTTCTTATACGAGCAAAAGAAAAAACAGAAGGAACTTAAAGCCAAGCAGGTAAAAGTAGTGGTAAAAGAAATTCGTTTCGGACCTCAAACTGATGAGCACGATTACGAATTTAAGAAGAAGCATGCTGAAAAATTCCTTGAAGAAGGTTCAAAGTTAAAAACCTACGTATTTTTTAAAGGACGTTCCATTATCTTTAAGGATCAGGGAGAGATTCTTCTTTTAAAGCTTGCCCAGGAACTGGAGCATGTTGGAAAAGTAGACCAGCTTCCTAAGCTTGAAGGAAAAAGAATGATTATGATGATGAGTCCTAAAAAACCGGCTAAATAA
- a CDS encoding 2-isopropylmalate synthase: MNSEKVEIFDTTLRDGEQVPGCKLNTEQKMAIAEKLDELGVDIIEAGFPISSPGDFHSVSEISKLVKNAKVCGLTRANQKDIEVAAEALKFAKRPRIHTGIGTSDSHIKYKFNSNREDIIERAVQAVKYAKSFVEDVEFYAEDAGRTDNDYLARVCEEAIKAGATVLNIPDTTGYCLPEEYGEKIKYLKENVKGIEKAVLSCHCHNDLGLATANSISGVINGARQIECTINGLGERAGNTALEEVVMILKQHKNLKLYTEINSKMLNYMSVLVSDLMGMPVQPNKAIVGANAFAHSSGIHQDGVIKNRETYEIIDPAEVGVNASTIVLTARSGRSALAYRFKNIGFDVTKNELDFLYQEFLKMADRKKEIDNNDLTAIIERVTRKIG; this comes from the coding sequence ATGAATTCCGAAAAAGTTGAAATTTTTGATACCACGCTACGGGATGGTGAGCAGGTTCCCGGCTGTAAACTGAATACGGAACAGAAAATGGCTATTGCGGAAAAGCTGGATGAACTTGGAGTTGATATTATTGAAGCTGGATTCCCCATTTCCAGTCCGGGAGATTTTCATTCTGTTTCCGAAATTTCAAAATTGGTGAAAAATGCAAAAGTGTGCGGATTAACAAGGGCCAATCAAAAAGATATTGAGGTTGCAGCGGAAGCACTGAAGTTTGCGAAGAGGCCAAGAATTCATACAGGAATAGGAACTTCAGATTCGCATATTAAATATAAATTCAATTCCAACAGGGAAGATATTATTGAAAGAGCGGTACAGGCCGTAAAATATGCCAAAAGCTTTGTAGAAGACGTAGAATTTTACGCCGAAGATGCCGGAAGAACCGATAATGATTACCTCGCGAGAGTCTGTGAAGAAGCTATTAAAGCAGGAGCTACAGTCCTCAATATTCCGGATACAACAGGATATTGCCTTCCTGAAGAATACGGGGAAAAGATAAAATACCTGAAAGAAAATGTAAAAGGTATTGAAAAAGCGGTGCTGTCATGCCACTGCCACAATGACCTTGGACTCGCGACAGCCAATTCAATTTCAGGTGTGATTAATGGAGCAAGGCAAATAGAATGTACCATCAATGGGCTTGGAGAAAGAGCCGGGAATACAGCTTTGGAAGAAGTTGTTATGATTTTGAAACAACATAAAAATTTAAAATTATACACAGAGATCAACTCCAAAATGCTCAATTACATGAGTGTTTTGGTGTCTGATCTGATGGGAATGCCGGTACAGCCCAACAAAGCCATTGTGGGAGCCAATGCATTTGCCCATAGCTCAGGAATTCATCAGGACGGCGTGATCAAAAACAGGGAAACCTACGAAATTATTGATCCTGCGGAAGTAGGGGTCAACGCCTCAACTATTGTACTTACTGCCAGAAGCGGGCGCTCTGCGCTGGCGTACCGGTTCAAGAACATCGGTTTTGATGTTACCAAAAATGAGCTGGATTTTTTATATCAGGAATTCCTCAAAATGGCTGACCGCAAAAAAGAAATTGATAATAACGATTTAACTGCCATTATTGAAAGGGTAACAAGAAAAATAGGATAA
- the rpmI gene encoding 50S ribosomal protein L35: MPKLKTKSGAKKRFALTGSGKIKRKNAYKSHILTKKETKQKRNLTTTSYVAKVDEKSVQRQLAIK; this comes from the coding sequence ATGCCAAAATTAAAAACGAAATCAGGTGCTAAGAAACGTTTTGCTCTTACCGGATCTGGTAAGATCAAAAGAAAAAACGCTTACAAAAGCCACATCTTAACTAAGAAAGAAACAAAGCAGAAGAGAAATCTTACTACTACTTCTTACGTAGCTAAAGTGGACGAGAAAAGTGTACAACGTCAATTAGCAATTAAGTAG
- a CDS encoding M28 family metallopeptidase — translation MKKLTSLLLISLAFYNLQAQSLIQAYKNRADQVSQTNITTILQEFENLGIKTTGSAANTNALNWLKAKYQSYGYTASQIVEDPFTFGSTSSKNLIITKTGTLYPNIYVIICGHYDTITGPGVSDNGSGTSIILEAARILKDIPTDYSIKFIHFSGEEQGLYGSAHYADNVVFQNNVRQLNIRVVFNIDQVGGKIGNNNNAIKCESDQSGQSGNNAQSLAFTQQLANCTTLYSPLQTVMSNAYASDYIPFEQNGDIITGFYENVRSYNEHTVNDTFINVDPTYVFNVGKAAVGALQHFATASTTLLATEEKNVNNLETVKIYPNPAKDILNIELPKDIKNFNLEITDMNGRVILNKENETKVNVSGLINGAYLAIIKTKDSKAVRKIIIGK, via the coding sequence GTGAAAAAACTAACTTCTTTATTGCTTATTTCATTGGCTTTTTATAACCTTCAGGCCCAAAGTCTTATTCAGGCATATAAAAACAGGGCAGACCAGGTTTCACAGACTAATATCACGACAATTCTTCAGGAATTTGAAAATCTTGGCATTAAAACTACCGGATCTGCAGCCAATACCAATGCTCTGAACTGGCTTAAAGCGAAATACCAATCGTATGGATATACTGCCAGCCAGATCGTGGAAGACCCTTTCACATTCGGCAGCACCAGCTCAAAAAATTTAATCATTACGAAAACAGGAACACTATATCCTAATATTTATGTAATTATTTGCGGGCATTACGACACGATCACCGGGCCCGGCGTAAGCGATAACGGAAGCGGAACATCCATTATCCTTGAAGCAGCAAGGATTCTGAAGGATATTCCTACAGATTATTCAATTAAATTTATTCATTTTTCCGGGGAAGAACAGGGGCTGTATGGAAGTGCCCATTATGCGGATAATGTAGTTTTTCAGAATAACGTAAGACAGCTGAATATAAGAGTGGTATTTAATATTGATCAGGTTGGAGGTAAAATCGGCAATAATAACAATGCCATAAAATGTGAAAGCGACCAGTCCGGACAAAGCGGAAACAATGCCCAGTCTCTTGCTTTTACCCAGCAGCTGGCAAACTGTACAACGCTGTACTCTCCTCTGCAAACGGTAATGTCTAATGCCTACGCTTCAGATTATATTCCATTTGAACAGAATGGGGATATTATTACAGGGTTTTATGAAAATGTAAGGAGCTATAATGAGCATACGGTGAATGATACATTCATAAACGTAGATCCTACTTATGTTTTCAATGTAGGAAAAGCTGCTGTGGGAGCATTACAGCATTTCGCGACTGCTTCAACAACACTACTGGCTACAGAAGAAAAAAATGTAAACAACCTGGAAACAGTAAAAATTTATCCGAATCCTGCAAAAGATATCCTGAATATTGAACTTCCGAAAGATATTAAGAATTTTAATCTTGAAATTACAGATATGAATGGAAGAGTAATTCTAAATAAAGAAAATGAAACAAAAGTTAATGTTTCGGGATTAATAAACGGAGCTTATTTAGCAATCATAAAAACCAAAGACAGCAAAGCGGTAAGAAAAATAATTATCGGAAAATAA
- the thrS gene encoding threonine--tRNA ligase, protein MIKITLPDSSVKEFEAGVTPLDVAKSISEGLARNTISAIVNDKQVETTTPITTDSTIQLLTWNDDLGKKAFWHSSAHLLAQAILEFYPNAKLTIGPAIESGFYYDVDFGDESLSEKDFEKIEKKVLENAKKGSTFSLYPVSKEEALKVYADNPYKVELISNLNDGEITFVTHDDFTDLCRGGHIPNTNIVKAVKILNAAGAYWRGNEKNPQLTRVYGISFPKQKELTEYLERLEEAKRRDHRKLGKELGIFAFSEKVGAGLPLWLPKGTALRRKLENFLSAAQKKGGYEFVMSPHIGAKELYVTSGHWDKYGADSFQPIKTPNEGEEFMLKPMNCPHHCEIYKTSQWSYRDLPKRYAEFGTVYRYEQSGELHGLTRVRGFTQDDAHLFCTPDQLLGEFEKVIDLVLYVFRSLGFEDFVTQVSLRDPENREKYIGSDENWEKAENAIITAAKNKGLKTVVEYGEAAFYGPKLDFMVKDALGRKWQLGTIQVDYNLPERFDLHYIGNDNEKHRPVMIHRAPFGSMERFIAILLENTAGDFPLWLSPEQFIILPISEKYADYAKKVSEFLENHDISGQIDNRNEKTGKKIRDAELNKIPFMLVVGENEEKDGTISVRRRGEGDLGVMNLEDFVSYFKKESAI, encoded by the coding sequence ATGATAAAAATTACACTTCCAGACAGTAGTGTCAAAGAATTCGAGGCGGGAGTTACTCCGCTAGATGTGGCAAAATCTATAAGCGAGGGATTGGCTAGAAACACCATTTCCGCAATTGTTAATGACAAACAAGTAGAGACAACCACACCTATCACCACGGATTCTACGATACAACTGTTGACATGGAATGATGATCTTGGAAAGAAAGCATTCTGGCATTCTTCTGCCCACCTTCTGGCGCAGGCGATCCTTGAGTTTTATCCCAATGCTAAGTTAACCATCGGTCCTGCCATCGAAAGCGGATTCTACTATGATGTAGATTTCGGGGACGAAAGCTTGTCTGAAAAAGACTTCGAGAAAATTGAGAAGAAAGTATTGGAAAATGCTAAAAAAGGCTCAACTTTCTCTTTATATCCTGTTTCTAAAGAAGAAGCATTAAAGGTCTATGCAGATAATCCTTATAAGGTAGAATTGATTTCTAATCTTAATGACGGAGAAATCACTTTTGTAACCCACGATGATTTCACAGATCTTTGCCGTGGAGGACATATTCCGAATACGAATATTGTAAAAGCTGTTAAGATTTTAAATGCAGCAGGAGCATACTGGAGAGGAAATGAAAAAAATCCTCAATTAACAAGAGTGTATGGTATTTCTTTCCCTAAACAGAAAGAATTAACAGAATATCTTGAAAGGCTTGAAGAAGCTAAAAGAAGAGATCACAGAAAATTAGGTAAAGAATTAGGAATTTTTGCTTTCTCTGAAAAAGTTGGTGCAGGCTTACCGCTTTGGCTGCCAAAAGGTACTGCTTTGAGAAGAAAGCTTGAAAATTTCCTTTCTGCAGCTCAGAAAAAAGGAGGATACGAATTCGTAATGTCACCGCATATTGGCGCCAAAGAATTGTATGTAACTTCCGGACACTGGGATAAATACGGTGCAGACAGCTTCCAGCCGATTAAAACCCCAAATGAAGGTGAAGAATTCATGCTGAAGCCAATGAACTGCCCGCACCACTGTGAAATTTATAAAACTTCGCAATGGAGCTACAGAGACTTACCGAAAAGATACGCAGAATTCGGAACGGTTTACCGATATGAGCAATCAGGAGAACTTCACGGCTTGACAAGAGTTCGTGGATTTACTCAGGATGATGCACACTTATTCTGTACTCCTGATCAGTTGCTGGGAGAGTTTGAAAAAGTTATTGATCTTGTACTATACGTTTTTAGGTCTTTAGGTTTTGAAGATTTTGTTACTCAGGTTTCATTGAGAGATCCTGAAAACAGAGAAAAATATATCGGTTCCGATGAGAACTGGGAAAAGGCGGAAAATGCTATCATCACAGCGGCAAAAAACAAAGGTTTGAAAACTGTTGTTGAATATGGTGAAGCCGCATTCTACGGTCCTAAGCTTGATTTCATGGTGAAAGATGCTTTAGGCAGAAAATGGCAGCTTGGAACGATCCAGGTTGACTATAACTTACCGGAAAGATTTGATCTTCACTATATTGGGAATGATAATGAGAAGCACAGACCGGTGATGATCCACAGAGCGCCTTTTGGTTCTATGGAGCGCTTTATCGCTATTCTTCTGGAGAATACTGCCGGAGACTTCCCTCTATGGCTGAGTCCGGAGCAGTTTATTATTCTGCCGATCAGTGAAAAATATGCAGATTATGCTAAAAAAGTTTCAGAATTTTTAGAAAATCACGATATTAGCGGTCAGATTGATAATAGAAACGAAAAGACAGGTAAGAAGATTCGCGATGCAGAATTAAACAAAATTCCATTCATGCTGGTTGTAGGAGAAAATGAGGAGAAGGATGGCACAATTTCTGTACGTAGACGGGGTGAAGGAGATTTAGGAGTAATGAATTTAGAAGACTTCGTTTCTTATTTCAAAAAAGAATCTGCGATCTAA
- the hisIE gene encoding bifunctional phosphoribosyl-AMP cyclohydrolase/phosphoribosyl-ATP diphosphatase HisIE, with protein MNINFNKNKDGLVPVVIQDDRTLQVLMLGYMNEEALKKTEKEGIVTFFSRSKDRLWTKGEESGNFLTVKNISVDCDQDAILIKVIPTNVVCHTGSFSCFGEKDSKGFLYELEEKISQRIDEKTEDSYTYALFQKGINKVAQKVGEEAVEVVIEAKDSNDDLFKNEAADLLYHFLILLKAKNCTLENIEEILNRRNR; from the coding sequence ATGAATATTAATTTCAATAAAAATAAAGACGGACTTGTGCCTGTGGTGATTCAGGACGACAGAACCTTGCAGGTTTTAATGTTAGGTTATATGAACGAAGAGGCATTGAAAAAAACAGAGAAAGAAGGCATTGTTACTTTTTTCAGCCGTTCAAAAGACAGGCTTTGGACGAAAGGAGAAGAGTCTGGTAACTTTTTAACGGTAAAAAATATTTCTGTTGACTGTGATCAGGATGCCATTTTAATCAAAGTAATTCCCACCAACGTGGTTTGCCATACAGGAAGTTTCAGCTGTTTCGGAGAAAAGGATTCTAAAGGGTTTTTGTATGAGTTGGAAGAAAAGATCTCCCAAAGAATTGATGAAAAAACAGAAGATTCTTATACCTATGCGCTATTCCAGAAAGGAATTAATAAAGTGGCTCAGAAAGTGGGAGAGGAAGCGGTTGAAGTGGTCATTGAGGCCAAAGACAGTAATGATGACTTATTTAAAAATGAAGCCGCAGATCTGCTGTACCATTTTTTAATTTTACTGAAAGCTAAAAATTGTACTTTAGAAAACATTGAAGAAATTTTAAACAGACGGAACCGGTAA